Part of the Brevibacillus brevis genome is shown below.
TGCAGGTCGATCCAAGCGTCTTTGGATTGCGGATTGTTTCCAGGCACCTCCCCGGATATTTCCCCGTCATGCACCAGCCTGGCCATCTCGTTCGGGTGCATGCCAATTTGGTACGCAATTTGATGCAACGCTATTTTCATGGAGTCTCACCTCCCGTGTACCTGCTAGACTTTCTCCTATTGTGCCAGTCTTTTGCAGCGCTGCCAAGCATCCAGATGCAGCGACTGATTTGACCAAATGGTCTGCCATTTTTCTAAAACTGCCCGATTTGTTACAATTGATAAACCTTGTCCACCTTTTTGGAGGTTTGCATCTGATGAATAAAAGAAATTCCGGGCCGCGCAAGCCCATATGGAAACGAAAATCCCTGTGGATCCTTCTCTTCTTTGTCGCATTTGTCTACGTCAACAACAGTTCGCTTCTCGAAGGTCCATCCGGCCGAGAACCGTTCTTGCTCGCACATCGGGGAATGGCGCAAACGTTTCATATGGAAGGAATCACCAACGAGACATGCACCGCTGAACGGATTTACCCACCCGAGCATCCGTTTCTGGAAAATACCATTCCGTCTATGCAAGCGGCATTCGATGCGGGCGCCGATATCGTCGAGCTGGACGTCCAACCGACGAAGGATGGCAAGTTCGCCGTCTTCCACGACTGGACACTCGGGTGTCGGACGAACGGCGAAGGTGTGACCCGCGACTTTTCCTTGGCCGAATTGCAAAAGCTGGACGTCGGGTACAACTATACCCCGGATGGAGGCGCTACCTATCCTTTTCGCGGGAAAGGCATCGGATTGATGCCGTCCCTGGATGAAGTCTTTTCGCAATTTCCCGCACAGCCGTTTTTGATTCACGTCAAGAGCAATGACCCGTCGGAAGGGGTAATGCTGGCCGACTACCTTCAAAAGCTTCCCGCAGAACGTCTGGCCTCCCTGACTGTATACGGCGGAGACGAGCCCATCGCTACCTTGCATGAAAAGCTGCCCCAGATGCGGGTCATGTCCATGGCGACATTGAAAAGCTGCCTCATACCTTACATCGCAGTGGGGTGGTCGGGGTACGTCCCCAACGCCTGCAGTCATACACAGCTGCACATCCCAGACAAAATCGCTCCGCTGCTTTGGGGTTGGCCGAACCGCTTCATGGAACGGATGGATGCCCAGGATACGCGCGTGATTCTCGTGGCAGGAAGCGGAGACGTATCCAGCGGCTTCGATACGCTGGAGGATCTTCAGCGCATCCCTGACGGGTTCTCCGGAGGGATCTGGACCAACCGCATCGATCGTATCGCGGCAGCATATAAACATGGGGAGAGCAGCTATTTTGTACCCAAATCAGAGTGAAACCAATGCTCTTCATATTCGTATTCCCTACTATCGACACCATAAGGAGTGATTGGGATGCTTAAAAAATGGTTGAAGAGCCTGATGGGACAGCATTCGTCGTCTCACCACTACCGAAAATTCAGCAGCAGCGACCACAACTATCGAAAGGGGCACGGATATCCCAACGACTCCGGCTACGGACGCGGCCATTCGTATTACGGCAGTTCCCACTACAAGAAGAAGCGATCCAGTCGCAGCTTTTTCAGCAGTTAAACAATCGTTTAAAATTACTGCAACATAAAGCGGCAGTTCAGAACAGCAAAGAACCAAGTCTGTCTGGACTGCCGCTTTTATTGGAGGATTCCCGGATGTTTTTGCAATACCCATTGAAGCAGTTTCAGATGAGGGAATGGTTCGAGCCGCAAATGCAGGGGCAGCTCTTCCTGCATGATTGCTTTTCCTCCCGCATTCAAATATTGGCCCAGCGTCATGCCCTTCCCGACGATCCTCGCAATGTCTGCCGGGGCAAGTAGCAGGAGCCCTTTCGTTTCGTGGGCGGGTACCGGAGTGTCGTTCGAAACAGCCAAATAGATCGGCGTGATCTGACTGCGATTCAAATGCCTGCCGACCAGAATCGGCTCGATCTCCGCAGCGGGCCAAGTGTCCTCCAGCAATGCGGGATAGCCGGATGACGCTGTCGCGTACCAGTACGTCGCAGGCGGCCGAATTGCTGTGATATGAAGCGTCGCTTCTTCGTACGCCTCACGCGCCGCACATTGCCATCCTGTCTCCTTTCCTTCCCGATGTCCCCCCAGACGCACGACCCCAAGAGCATTGCCCGCCCGTGTAGGTCCCACCTGGAAAGGAAATCGGCCGTCTACCATCACATATGCCCCAGCCGTCACGATCACTTCATTGGAAATTTTGAAATCAGCTCACTCCTTCCTGTATAACCTGTGCGACAGGGACACCATGGCGCTTGCCCTTCCTCGTCGGTCTGCGCGCTTGGCTATCCTTCACCCCTTCCTGCTGAGTTTGATCTCACCACCGTTTTCCTGCCCACAATCCATCACGGAAAATGTCTAGAATAGTTTATGCACGCGTACAAAAACTCGAGAACCGCTACCCTCTTTCTGTCGTGCAGCGCTCCGTGTCCAAGCCAAGCTTCTCCTGACTTTCGTCTATTTTCCTTCTGGAACCGAGGCAAGCTGTGTTCTCCTCGTCATTTCTTCATCGACTCTTCACAGTTATTGAACGTCCGTTCTGGTACATTTAGGAAGAAGACATCTGTTCTACGACGATGAAAGGAGATGTGCGCGATGGGTCAACTAGGTTTTCTCCCTTGCAATGGGGCCGAGATTTATTACGAATTGGCAGGAGCCGGCGAAACGATCGTTCTTCTTCACGGAGCCCCACTGGACAGCCGTATGTGGAGGCCGCAAATGGAAGCGCTTTCTCAAAAGTACCAAGTCTTGCGCTTCGACATGAGAGGAATGGGACAGTCTCTCGATCCAGGAATTCCGTTTACCTTGTACGAAGATCTGCATTCCTTGCTCGCACAATTGGGGATTGAATCCGCCACTTTTGTCGGGGCGTCTTTCGGGTGCTACGCTGCCGTCGAATACGCTCTCGCTTTTCCCCATCAGGCGAATGGCCTCGTTCTCCTCTGTCCCGGAGGCTTTGCGCCTCCATCTGCGTCTTATCAGCAACGGTTGCAGCCATTCCAGGAACAATTCGGCATGGGAAATATGAAGGAAGCAGTGGAGATCATCCTGCACATCGTTTTGGACGGCCCCGATCAAGAGAGAGGACGAGTCCAACCCCATCGCCAATGGCTAAAAGAAATTTACGCGGATATTTATCGGAAGGCGCAACCCGCTACCATGCCGAAATGGCTGGAGCCGGATCCGCGAAGTCGCTTAGCCGAGATATCCGTTCCTACCCAGGTCGTAATCGGCGAGCTCGACCATTCCGATTTTCTGAAAGCCGCTGATACGCTGGTACAAACGATTCCTGGTGCGGAGCAGATTCGACTCCCACAATCCGCCCACTTGCCCAGCATCGATAATCCGGACGCAGTTAACCAAATCATCGTCGATTTTTTGTCTTCACATACCTGTACCGACAAGTAAGAGACATGTACAATTGCGGGGACTACCTGTCACGGGAGGTCCCCTTTCGTTTGACTTGCCTTTGGACCTTCTCTGCATTCGGTGTCGAGTGCGTGTTCCCGTTCCTTTTCAAGCGAGAATCGTCAATGACCCTTTACCTTCGAGTGATGTCCGCAGTCTTCGAAAAGGGATGCCTGGGGGTACATATTCTCTGTAAGTTTACATAACATTAATTATGTTGCGTTCTATTCCTCTCCCGCTCTATGTTACAATATATAGAAAGGAGTGAGCCCACATGAACTCTTCCAAATCATTTTATTATACGGTTGAACCGGATATGGTGGACGAATACAAAAAGATGCTGGATTTAATGAAAATCCCGTATCAGATTGAGGCGCCCGTGGCTCTGCTTGCGAATGGAACCCATCATTACTCGTTCGTCTTCCCGAACATGCCCGGCAGACTTTACGCGATGGTAAGAAAACTGTTTCAGGCTGATGCGAAGCCCTACCCCCAATGAGAGGTGTAGGGCCTTTTTCAACAAAAAAAAGGACCCATTGCTGGGTCAAAGATAGGAAGTGGAGAGAATGCATGCTATGTAATATATACTAACATATGCCAACCATATGTCAATCCATTTTTCGAATTTTATGTAAGAATATCTAACATAAACAAAAAGAAGCAGACTTTGCTTTGTATTAAATGTCATATTTCCGTACATAAATGAACCATCCTGCAGGACTTTAGTCAGGCCCGCCTATCCTCTCTCGCCCTGACCCATCCCAACCGGTACAGATCGTTTACAGCCTTGCGCAATCGACGATCCGCAACCACAGCCGAGACCTCCGCGCCGTTCACCAGCATGTTGAACGCCTTCAAGTGCACAGGTGTCAAGACAGGCACCCGTTTCAATCTTTTGTTAACCGGAACCATGATCGTTTTCAGCATGAGCCCACCCCTCATCGAAATGGATTGAACAGGAGAGATCTGACCGACGCGAATCCTCTCCTCTTTCCCCTTTCCATCATTATACAAATACGAACACATGTTTGCAATCATGTTTCGAAGGGTGATTCGTTGCGTTACGATCGGTTACCCGGCCTTTTCACTCATCACGATGTTCTCATCTGTTGTCGTTCCCTTTTCAACTGCGGCCAGAAATTTTCCGAACGTCGAAGCCAACGTCTGCTGGAACAGCATGCCAAGCACGACGGGAAGCGCCACGGGTGCCGGAAAATAGGAAATGGCCATGACAGCCCCGGCTGAGATGTTGCGCATGCCTGAGTTGAAGGTCAGCGCCACGATCACATCTCGCTTCCAACCAAACAGCCTGGCGACCAGCCAACCCATGAGGTAGCCGCAAATCGCCAAGGCGAGGACCAAAGCAGCCAAACGGATCAGCTCCCCATCTATCCGGTGCAAGTAAGGTGCCACGACCGAGCTGTTGATGGCGACCACTACCCCCATCCCCAGCTTGGAGAACGGAGCCAGCTTAGGCGCCAGCGTCTGCTTCACGCGACCGTGCGTAAACTGGTTCAAAGCCATGCCCATGAGTGACGGAAGCACAATCATGAAAAACATCCCTTGCATCATCGAAGCCGCATCCATTTCTACCTTTGCCCCCAAAAACAGAGCCATGCCCAGTGGCACGACAAGAGGCGAAAGCATCGTATCGATCAAAATAATGGAGAGCGTCAACGCG
Proteins encoded:
- a CDS encoding NUDIX hydrolase — protein: MVDGRFPFQVGPTRAGNALGVVRLGGHREGKETGWQCAAREAYEEATLHITAIRPPATYWYATASSGYPALLEDTWPAAEIEPILVGRHLNRSQITPIYLAVSNDTPVPAHETKGLLLLAPADIARIVGKGMTLGQYLNAGGKAIMQEELPLHLRLEPFPHLKLLQWVLQKHPGILQ
- a CDS encoding bile acid:sodium symporter family protein; the protein is MNQLTKLNKALEKIMPILTPASVVIGVLAAGYLQSFTFLSPWIFAFITFAGSLGSGFREFARVLARPLPLLANLLILHAMMPLIAWGAALLFYPDDIHIVTGLILGAVIPTGISSFLWSSIYMGNIALTLSIILIDTMLSPLVVPLGMALFLGAKVEMDAASMMQGMFFMIVLPSLMGMALNQFTHGRVKQTLAPKLAPFSKLGMGVVVAINSSVVAPYLHRIDGELIRLAALVLALAICGYLMGWLVARLFGWKRDVIVALTFNSGMRNISAGAVMAISYFPAPVALPVVLGMLFQQTLASTFGKFLAAVEKGTTTDENIVMSEKAG
- a CDS encoding alpha/beta hydrolase; its protein translation is MGQLGFLPCNGAEIYYELAGAGETIVLLHGAPLDSRMWRPQMEALSQKYQVLRFDMRGMGQSLDPGIPFTLYEDLHSLLAQLGIESATFVGASFGCYAAVEYALAFPHQANGLVLLCPGGFAPPSASYQQRLQPFQEQFGMGNMKEAVEIILHIVLDGPDQERGRVQPHRQWLKEIYADIYRKAQPATMPKWLEPDPRSRLAEISVPTQVVIGELDHSDFLKAADTLVQTIPGAEQIRLPQSAHLPSIDNPDAVNQIIVDFLSSHTCTDK
- a CDS encoding glycerophosphodiester phosphodiesterase family protein; this encodes MNKRNSGPRKPIWKRKSLWILLFFVAFVYVNNSSLLEGPSGREPFLLAHRGMAQTFHMEGITNETCTAERIYPPEHPFLENTIPSMQAAFDAGADIVELDVQPTKDGKFAVFHDWTLGCRTNGEGVTRDFSLAELQKLDVGYNYTPDGGATYPFRGKGIGLMPSLDEVFSQFPAQPFLIHVKSNDPSEGVMLADYLQKLPAERLASLTVYGGDEPIATLHEKLPQMRVMSMATLKSCLIPYIAVGWSGYVPNACSHTQLHIPDKIAPLLWGWPNRFMERMDAQDTRVILVAGSGDVSSGFDTLEDLQRIPDGFSGGIWTNRIDRIAAAYKHGESSYFVPKSE